The Mytilus galloprovincialis chromosome 7, xbMytGall1.hap1.1, whole genome shotgun sequence genome has a window encoding:
- the LOC143082694 gene encoding cytochrome P450 2E1-like, producing the protein MINIGILDWMLLIFALLIIYVNLIYLKTSHSITLIIFECICYALGFARGYHFEVSDLVVTILVFDFLVLWTNQQRPVTLPPGPSPLPIIGNILHLGNGKDTVDVFRSLRKKYGDIFSLSLGPYWVVVVNGKDCLKEIFVKNGEFTSDRPPLYVMNLFQNKGIVSSNGANWKAQRSFTISKLRQFGFGKRSFESSIIKELKPFLNWIQSYNGQPFALDSILNASTINSLMQIVAGKRFEYNDEKYCEFLKIINEIATSPALTGPVNFLPWLAKLPGDFLGIKADTVKFDKQIDYFKSEVEEHKKSFDQDNIRDFIDVYLKEMQIQDQNTHTMFKEDQLTCIVNDLISAGTETTATTIRWAIVLLLNNINVQNKMRKEIDVAVGPGRVPTLADRHNMPYSEAVILESLRFGNIGPLSFPHLVTEEFIYKDLYVIPKGSVVIPCLDSVAFDETWFPESNVFKPERFIDEEGKLCNQDKIATFSLGRRVCPGEALARMELFLYLTSMVHRFEFLPVEGEDPPSLEGTKSLANNPLPFKFRAIPREL; encoded by the exons ATGATCAACATAGGAATATTGGATTGGATGTTATTAATCTTTGCTTTACTTATCATTTATGTAAATCTAATTTACTTAAAGACATCGCATTCTATTACGCTCATTATATTTGAGTGCATATGTTATGCACTCGGTTTCGCACGGGGCTACCATTTTGAAGTTAGTGATTTAGTAGTGACTATTTTAGTTTTTGATTTCTTGGTGTTATGGACCAATCAACAGAGACCAGTAACACTTCCACCTGGACCATCCCCACTGCCAATAATCGGAAATATTCTTCATTTAGGTAATGGAAAAGATACTGTAGACGTATTCCGTTCTCTACGAAAGAAATATGGTGACATTTTTAGTTTATCTCTTGGACCGTACTGGGTAGTAGTGGTAAATGGAAAGGATTGTcttaaagaaatatttgtaaaGAATGGAGAATTTACTTCCGATAGGCCACCGCTTTACGTAATGAATTTATTTCAGAATAAAG GGATTGTAAGCTCTAATGGAGCAAACTGGAAAGCACAAAGATCGTTTACCATATCCAAATTACGACAATTCGGTTTTGGGAAAAGGAGTTTTGAATCGAGCATTATTAAAGAATTGAAACCATTTTTAAATTGGATACAAAGTTATAATGGTCAGCCATTTGCTCTTGATAGTATTTTGAATGCAAGCACAATTAATAGTTTAATGCAAATTGTTGCTGGAAAACGTTTCGAATACAATGATGAAAAATATTGtgagtttttaaaaattattaacgAGATAGCGACAAGCCCTGCTTTAACAGGACCAGTAAATTTTTTGCCATGGCTAGCAAAATTGCCAGGTGATTTTTTGGGAATAAAAGCTGATACAGTAAAGTTTGATAAGCAAATCGATTACTTTAAAAGCGAAGTTGAGGAACACAAGAAAAGTTTTGATCAAGACAATATCCGAGATTTCATAGATGTGTACTTGAAAGAGATGCAGATTCAAGACCAGAACACACATACTATGTTTAAAG AGGACCAGCTAACTTGTATAGTGAATGACTTAATTAGCGCAGGAACCGAGACAACAGCAACAACGATACGATGGGCTATTGTATTGCTACTTAACAATATTAATGTTCAAAATAAAATGCGAAAAGAAATAGACGTTGCTGTTGGTCCTGGGCGAGTTCCAACACTTGCCGACAGACATAATATGCCATATAGTGAGGCGGTCATCCTTGAATCTTTGAGGTTTGGTAATATCGGACCATTGTCCTTCCCACATCTTGTTACAGAAGAATTTATTTACAAAGATTTGTATGTCATTCCAAAGGGTAGTGTCGTTATACCATGTTTGGACTCCGTTGCTTTTGATGAAACGTGGTTTCCAGAGAGTAATGTCTTCAAACCAGAACGCTTCATAGATGAGGAAGGAAAACTTTGTAATCAAGACAAAATTGCTACTTTTTCATTAG GAAGACGTGTTTGTCCGGGAGAAGCTTTGGCTAGAATGGAGCTTTTTCTATATCTAACATCAATGGTTCACCGATTTGAATTTTTACCAGTGGAAGGGGAAGACCCACCCTCACTTGAAGGAACCAAGAGCTTGGCAAACAATCCCCTGCCGTTCAAGTTCCGGGCGATTCCAAGAGAATTATAA
- the LOC143081615 gene encoding uncharacterized protein LOC143081615, with product MFKELAVLCLSLAVVYAGGYGGYRKGKGGYGGGGWGGFGGGGFGGGFGGGKGGYGGGYGGKGGYGGGLGGFGGFGGGGYGGGYGGFGGGFGGGKGGYGGGYGGKGGYGGGYGGLGGGFGGGFGGFGGGKGGYGGGYGGLGGYGGGYGGKGGYGGGYGGGYGGGYGGGYGGGYGGGLGGGFGGGFGGFGGGKGGYGKY from the coding sequence ATGTTCAAGGAATTAGCTGTCCTCTGTCTTTCTCTGGCCGTAGTCTACGCTGGTGGATACGGTGGATACCGTAAAGGAAAAGGTGGATATGGTGGTGGAGGCTGGGGTGGATTCGGCGGCGGTGGATTCGGCGGCGGATTCGGAGGTGGAAAAGGTGGATACGGTGGAGGTTATGGCGGTAAAGGTGGATACGGAGGTGGTTTAGGAGGATTCGGAGGTTTTGGTGGTGGTGGATACGGAGGCGGATATGGTGGATTTGGAGGTGGATTCGGAGGTGGTAAAGGTGGATACGGTGGTGGTTATGGAGGTAAAGGTGGATACGGAGGAGGATACGGTGGACTCGGAGGTGGATTCGGAGGTGGATTCGGAGGATTCGGTGGCGGCAAAGGAGGATACGGAGGAGGATATGGTGGATTAGGAGGATACGGAGGTGGATATGGTGGAAAGGGTGGATACGGAGGTGGATACGGTGGTGGATACGGAGGTGGATACGGAGGTGGATACGGAGGTGGATATGGTGGAGGTTTAGGAGGTGGATTCGGTGGTGGATTCGGAGGATTCGGTGGTGGCAAAGGAGGATACGGAAAATATTAA